atgATATCGAAATCTTCATATTCAGCCACTTGTAAGGAGGTTTGAAGTCTCAAAGTCCTCATGATCATCTTTGTCATGGGCTTGATCATCCTCATGGTCCAGATCATTCTCATCATCATAATGGACCAAATTTGCCTCAGAGTTCTTGCCCTTTATGCTCAGAGTTCTTGCCCTTTNNNNNNNNNNNNNNNNNNNNNNNNNNNNNNNNNNNNNNNNNNNCCCAATGATTGGTCATCCCACAACGATGGCAAGCAGATTTGGTCGAGCTCGAACCATGGGTTTTGAAGTTGGACTTATACCCACGGTTAGCTTGATGACCTCGGCTGTAGCCTCGGCCTCGGCTGCGACCAAGATGGTCTCGTGGTTGAAATCCACGGCCACGTGGTTGAAACCCACGGTTACGACCTTGCCATCTACCATGGCCTCTCATGCGACCATGGTATGACTCTCTTGGAGTCCCATCCTTTGGTTCTACggccgcatgtgcctcaggcAATGCTTTAGCATCAGGAGGCCTTAGCTCACTGTTCATCATGAGCAACTCATTGTTTTACTCAGCTAGCAACAAACAAGAGATTAAGGCAGCATAAGTGGAgaaacctttctctcggtaCTGTTGCTGAAGCACAACATTGCTGGTGTGGAATGTGGAGAATGTTTTCTCCAACATATCAGTAATAGTCTCACCACAAAGTTTCAACTTTGAGAATATTTTGAACAAAGCCGAGTTATACTcttccacagacttatagtcttggattctCAGGTTTCTCCAATCATAAAGGGCTTTTGGCAATATCACAGTTTTCTGATGATTAAATCTggttttcaactctgtccaaagttCCAGAGGATTCTCAATTGTGAGATACTGGTCCTTGAGACCTTCAGCAAGGTGATGGCAAATGACAACAATTGCCTTGTAATTATCCTTGTCTGATGGCTCAGTGCCTTCAGTGATAGTATCACCAAGGTTTCTGGACCTTAAGAGGATTTTGGTATCAAGCTCCCATTGGAGGTAattatctccggagagattgaGGGAAGCATAttcaaggttgttgattttcgacatctgaatcaaaTATCCATAAAGGAGTAAGGATTCATAATATAATTCAGGACTTGAATTTATATTCCAAGGAGATTGATGATTtattatgcat
The window above is part of the Brassica oleracea var. oleracea cultivar TO1000 unplaced genomic scaffold, BOL UnpScaffold01744, whole genome shotgun sequence genome. Proteins encoded here:
- the LOC106321482 gene encoding uncharacterized protein LOC106321482, with the protein product MSKINNLEYASLNLSGDNYLQWELDTKILLRSRNLGDTITEGTEPSDKDNYKAIVVICHHLAEGLKDQYLTIENPLELWTELKTRFNHQKTVILPKALYDWRNLRIQDYKSVEEYNSALFKIFSKLKLCGETITDMLEKTFSTFHTSNVVLQQQYREKGFSTYAALISCLLLAE